ATCTGGCAAAATCGTAGTCAAAGATCCATTGCAACAATAGTTTCGAATGTTCTTTTCAATGAATGAGTGATGGAAATGATCAGCCGGCTGCCCGATCAGGCAGCCGGTTTTGCTGCTATTAAATGACCAGTATATGTTCAACTTATCGTTTACACGATAACGAAGAGGACAGAAATAACCTGAAGAAGCAATGCTAAAAGCTTTCTGAAAGAAAGCTGCTTCGGAAGCATACACCTCGCCTTTATCACCGGATTTTCCCCTTTATAAAAGGGAATCAAAAAATCTGGGGATAACAGCGATCGGAAGGTTGTTCTGTCATCGTAGTGACGAGTGTAACCTTTTTAAGTTGAACTGAGGGGAGCGAACGCGAGATATGCTGTTGGAGATGGATCAGATTACGAAGAAGTACGGCGGCTTCACCGCTAATCGTGACATCCGTTTTAATTTGCGTGAGGGAGAGATTCATGCCCTTGTCGGTGAGAACGGGGCCGGTAAAACAACCTTGATGCGTATGCTGTATGGTATGGAACAGCCCACGTCAGGCACAATCAAAGTCCGCGGACGTGAGGTAAGCTTTGCTACGCCTTCCCAGGCGATGGCAAGTGGCATCGGCATGGTGCACCAGCATTTCATGCTGTTCCCTTCCTTTACGGTGGCGGAGAACATCGTGATCGGACGTGAACCGGCTAAGGCAGGCGCATTTGACCGCAAAAAAGCAGCGGCTCAGGTGAACGAGCTTGGCAGACAATATGGCATGCCGGTTGACCCGTGGAAAAAAGTGTCCGAGTGCCCGCTTGGCATGCAGCAGCGTGTTGAAATTCTCAAGGTGCTGCATCAGGGCGCAGACATCATTATATTGGATGAACCTTCGGCGGTACTGACACCGCTGGAAGTGAAGGAACTGCTGGCGAACATGAAATCTCTCGCCAAGCTGGGCAAAACCTTTGTACTGATCACGCACAAGCTGCAAGAAGTCATGGATGTAGCCGACCGAATCACGGTGCTTCGGGATGGTCAGGTGACAGGTACGTTGGAAGCCAAGGATACACATGTGGAGGAATTGTCTCGTCTGATGGTTGGTCGTGAACTTGTGCGTATGGACAAGCAGCCATCGGTACCAGCGGAAGCGGTGCTTCAGGTGGAAGGGGTTAATCTGTCCGGAGCGAAGGATCGTTCGGCGCTCAAGGACATCCATATGGAGGTTCGAAAAGGTGAGGTCGTTGGCATAGCAGGCATCTCAGGTAACGGCCAGTCGGAACTGATACAGGTCATTGCTGGACTGCGTAAGGCGGATAGTGGTCGCGTTGTGCTCTCCGGGCAGGATACAACCAACTGGCCTGTACGGCGCATAAGGGAGCATGGACTTGCTCATATCCCGGAAGATCGTTATATGTGGGGAGCGGCCAAGGATGCGAGTGTTCGCGAGAACGGGCTGATGGGACACCATCATCGCTTGCAGTCACGCGGTATTATCAAAGCCAAAGCAGCAAGAACAATGGTAGAGAGTTGGATCCAACAGTTCAGCATCAAGACAGGTTCTGCGGAGACCAAGGCACAGTTTCTGTCTGGAGGAAACTTGCAGAAGCTGATTGCTGCCCGTGAATTTGCACAGGATACACCGTTTCTGATTGCAGCCGAACCGACTCGTGGTGTGGATATCGGAGCGATGGAGACAATCCATGCTGAATTGCTGCGCAAACGTAGCGCGGGCGCGGGTATTCTGCTCATTTCATCGGAGTTGTCCGAAATTTTGCAATTATCTGATCGGATTATTGTGATGTATGAAGGTGAGATTGCCGGAGAATTGAGAGCAGAAGAAGCGACTGAGGAACAGATCAGCTTGTTAATGGCAGGAGGGAAAGAGCGGATATGAATCGGGTAAAAGAAACACTTCGCGGACTCGTACAGCCGCTGCTTGCCGTATTCATCGGTCTGATTGCAGGGGCTGTGGCGATTCTGATCGTTGGCGGTAATGTGGTGGATACGTATGCGGAGATGTGGAAAGGGGCCTTCGGCAACTTCTACTTCTTCACCAATACGTTGGCTCGTTCCACACCAATCATCTTGGCGGGGCTTGGCGTAGCATTGGCATTCCGTGCCGGATTCTTCAATATGGGAGCCGAAGGCCAGATGATTCTTGGCGGGCTTAGTGCCGCGCTCACGGCGCTCTATCTGCCAGGACCAGGCTGGTTTGTGTGTATTGCTGCGATTGTGGCAGGTATTGTTGCCGGGGGAATCTGGTCCCTGTTTGCAGGCTGGCTGGATGCACGCTTCGGCATGAACTTGTTGATCACAACCTTACTACTTAACTATATTGCCATTTATTTCGGGGGCTACATGGTCTCCTATCCATTTAAGGACCGCACAGGATCTGCAGCAATGGCTCAGACACCCATGATTGACCAGAGTATCTGGTTGCCGAAGTTGTTCCAGGGCATGGGGCTGCATGCAGGCTTCATTATTGCCATTGTAGCGGCCATTCTGATCTACTGGTTCACGCATAAAACGGTGACCGGTTACGAGATCCGCATGCTCGGCAGCAACCCGTCCTTTGCAACCTACGGTGGTGTTCGCCGCATTCGCATGATGATGCTGTCCATGGTCATCAGTGGTGGACTTGCTGGACTCGCGGGTGCGGGGGAAGTGCTCGGTACACAGTACCGTTTCCTTGATGGCTCATTATCATCGGCAAGTTACGCATGGAGCGGCATTATGGCCACGTTGCTTGCCCGCTCGCATCCACTCGGTACTGCTGTAGCAGCTATTTTGCTGGCTGCGTTACAGACAGGTGCCATGGGTATGGAACGGAACACGGATGTGCCACTGGAAGTTGGCAGTGTCATCCAAGCTGTATTGACGTTATTTGTATCAGCTCAGATCGGTTATTCATTCCTGAAGCGGAGAAAGGAGAAAAAGTCCAATGCAACAACTGTTTGATGCAGCCATGTTTGGCTCAACCTTGCGGATTATGACTCCAATCCTGCTTGCAGCGCTCGGTGGGGCTTTATGTTCTCGTGTCGGTCTGTTTAACGTGGGTCTTGAAGGACTGGTTCTGATCGGTGCGTTCTCCGCCATTGTCGGCAATTATCTGTTTGGTAATGTGCTGCTGGCTGTACTCTTTTCCATTATTATTGTGATGTTATTCTCGGCGCTCTTTGCCTTTATAAGTATTAACCTCAAGGCTAACGCCATCGTGGTCGGGATCTCGCTAAACTTCCTGGCTGCGGGAGTGACGACCTTTGCACTGCGTGCGATTTTTGATGTAAAAGGTGCATACTACGACAAAGACATGGTGGGACTTCCCAAGTGGGATATTCCGCTGATCAAGGACATCCCGTGGTTGGGCGATGTATTATCGGGACATAGTCCCCTGGTCTACCTCGGCATTGTGCTCGTGATTGGACTGCAATTCTATCTGTTCAAAAGTGTATCCGGCTTCCGCCTGCGTTCCGTCGGTGAGAACCCGATTGCAGCACAGAGCATTGGGATCAAGGTACGTGGCATCCAGTATGGTGCCGTTCTGATGTGCGGTGTGTTGTGTGCTCTGGCTGGAGCACAGTTGTCGCTTGGTCAGGTGACGATGTTTACCGAAGGCATGACCGCGGGTCGTGGTTTTATCGCGCTGGTGGCAACGATGCTGGGACAAGCGAACCCGCTGGGCGTCATGGGCTCCAGTGTGCTATTTGGCTTCATGGAAGCATTGAGTATTCGTCTGCAAGGCTTCTCCTTGCCAACCCATTTCACGTTGATGCTGCCGTATATTGTGACGCTGGTCGCGATGTTCTTTTTCAAAGACCGTACCTATGCACAGGATGCACTGAAAGCGGGCGGAAGCTCGCGTTAATTCTGAATGTCTATGTTAGAGACAGTAAAAGAAGGAGGAATTCCACTTGCATAACAAGGCTGAACGTTTGAAAAAAAGTAAAACCCCGGCACCCAAAACAGGTAACAATCACGGAGATCGACTGCCGCCAGGACAGATGCTGACGGAGAAATTCCCGATTCTGCATGAAGGGGAAGTGCCGGAATATGACCTGTCCACCTGGGATTTGAAGGTATTCGGTGAAGTAGAAGAGGAGAAGGTGTTCTCCCTAGCTGAGTTGCAGGCGATGCCACAGGTGAACACGGTGAGTGATATTCACTGTGTCACACGCTGGTCGAAATTCGATACGCCGTGGGAAGGTATTCGCTTCTCCGATTTTGTGAAGCTTCTTGGGGTTAAGCCGGAGGCAAAATACGTCATGATTCATGCGGATCATGATTATGAAACAAATGTACCGCTCGAAGAGTTGATGCATGATGATGTATTGCTTGCATTCAAATATAACGGTGAGCCACTAACACCCAAGCATGGTTTTCCGCTGCGTATGGTTGTGCCACAACTTTACTTCTGGAAGAGTGCCAAGTGGATACGAGGTCTGGAGTTTATGACAGAAGACCGTAACGGCTTCTGGGAAGTGAATGGTTTCCACCATTTTGCCGATCCGTTCAAGGAACAACGCTTCTCGGGTGAAGATCTGCCAATTCCGGAAGACGAGTGGACGAAGAAGGAGTTTGATTAATATGTTGATGCCTATTTTGCAGATTCATTCGGAAGACATGCCGACATACGCCATCGTCTGTGGTGATCCGGCACGTGCGGAGAAGATTTCCCGCAAGCTGGAGCAGGCGAGAGAACTGGCGTTCAGTCGGGAGTATCGTACATTTGTTGGATTGTATGAAGGGGTACAGATCGCTGTGGTCAGCCATGGTGTAGGTTCGCCTGGAGCAGCTGTCTGCTTCGAGGAATTGATTCGCGCGGGTGTAACAACTCTGATTCGTGTAGGTACAGCGGGATCGTATACAGCCGATTATCCGGCAGGCAGTGTGATTGTGAGTACAGCCGCTGTTCGTACGGATGGGTTGACTCGCCAACTGGTGCCGGATGGTTTCCCAGCGGTAGCGGACATTGGGGTGACACAAGTGTTGATCGAAGCTGCTCGTGAGCAAGAAAGCGCGGACGCTGCAACCTTTGCAGGCAAAGTGGGCGTTGGTATCACCGTAACGTTGGATGCGTTCTTTGCAGGCGTGGAAGAGATTCCACACCGCAAGTACAAGCAGGCTGGAGCACTTGCGGCTGAAATGGAAATTGCGGCGCTCTATATCGTCAGCACCCTGCGTGGCGCTCGCGCCGGAGCGATTGTCGCGATCGATGGATTCGCAGACAGCGATCTGGCTGCCGAGTATGATCCGCATACGGATGCGGTTGGACAAGCGGTGGAGCGCGAGATTAATGCAGCGCTACGCGCACTAGCCGCGCTTGCTCGCCAGGATCAGGTATAATACGAAACCATAAATAAATCGGTTAAACGTCCACCTGAGTTGGACTATAAGGAAAGAGGGCATCCTGTAAGGTCATGAATTTGACCAACGGGATGCCCTTTTTTGTGCATAAAAGGAGTTTGGATATTGTATCGATGATAAGTATTTTAGGGGATTTGTGATTGTGAGCTGATCTGAGAAAAAGGAGGTTATGAATGGTGTACTGTTTCGATTTAACGAACTCAGCACGTCTTATTCGGACGGAAATCGCAAGTATGAAATTCTAACGAATCGTAGGCACGCTAATGCCTGAAAAGGCCCCTTTTTTCCACCCATTTCGATGAATTCCCGTGATATAACGTGTCTGAGATTCGTTACATTTTCATTCCCCCTATATTTGCCCTTATAAGGTGTGTACGATTCGTTAGATCTCCCGGCCTGATCCTTGAAGAGAATGATAATGCAGAAAATGGGCACGTTATATAAAGGAACATCAACATGAATACGAAAAAGGGAGGACTCTATGATGACACAGAACAATCAACCTCAGGACGAGGCGGAAATTCGCAACAAGCTGGATGAAGACGGGGATTCCTTGATGGAGAAAAAGAAGATTTTGAGCGGAGTAGACATTGAGCCGCAGGCGGACGAATGGGCAGCGAAGCCATCACCTGTTGCTTTTAATGAAGGAAATGCTTCTTCGAAAAAATAAACAACATGAGCATCATGTGGGCTTGATGGAATGAAGATAAATTTAGCGAAGCAGGTACCCTTATGGTATCTGCTTTTTGGTTGTATAATAATGTAAAATTCAGTAGACGAAAGAGTGATTGGGATGAGTACAGGTACGATTAACATCCGAAAGGCAGAAATGAGGGACTACTCTGGCGTGTCATTGTTGAAAGATGAGCTGCACCAGATGCATGTCGAGGCGCGGCCGGATCTATACAGAGCGTTAGAGACCAGAATGGAGAAAAAGGAGTTCATCGAACTGCTGGAAACGGACAAGCGTTACCTATATGTTGCCGAGTCTTCGGAAACGGGTTTGATTCTGGGTTACGGGAGTGTGCAGTTAAGTGTAATTCAGGATAACCCATTGATGGTGGATCGCAAGATGTTGTACATCCATGAACTTGTAGTGGATAACAAGCATCGGGGCCAAGGAACAGGCAAACAGTTACTAGAAGCATTCATCGAGCTAGGGAGAGAGCTTCAGGCAGATAGCGTGGAATTGTCCGTTTCAACGTTTAACTCTGGAGCACAGACTTTCTATGAACAGATGGGTCTGGTCGTCCGCAGCAGCAGGATGGAGTATACCTTGTAAGATGCATCGCTCTATTTAATTAGGAAGGATTCATCCATTTTTATCAAAATATCAGAATACTCTTGAATACCCCCATGGGGTATGTTACTCTTAGAAAAGAACGAAAGAAAAGGGGTGTTCATGATGGATCATCAGAGCCATCCCGAGGAACCTTTGCAATCCTCCATGTCAGATTCAACGGAAGCTTCGGCTACAGTTCAAGAAGCGGTATCCTGTCATGCCGAGGGCAGTGATGGGAAGCATGTGCGCAAGAGTCACCATTCGCAGGAGATGAAGAGTAACCTGGTTTCTCGTTTGAACCGTGTGGAAGGTCAGATTCGCGGGATCAAGGGATTGATCGAGAAGGATACGTACTGTGATGATGTGCTGACGCAGATCGCGGCGGCTCAGTCTGCTCTTAATTCAGTAGGCAAACTTTTGCTTGAAGGCCATATGAAGAGCTGTATCGTTGAGCGTATTCAGGCTGGTGAACATGAAGTTGTGGATGAACTGCTGGTTACGATGCGGAAGTTAATGAAGTAAGCTGAATCAATTCACCTAATTAAGTTATCATTTTAATATACCCCAAGGAGGAATTTACAATGTCTAATGTTACGTTGAACGTTACGGGAATGTCTTGCAATCACTGCGTGAAATCAGTTGAAGAAGCTGTGAAGAATACCGGTGCGAGTGGTAAGGTTGATCTGGCAGCGGGGACAGTAGCGGTGGAATATGATGAGCAGACGGTGAACGTGGATCAGATCAAAGCTGCGATTGAAGATCAGGGATACGATGTAGTCTAACGGGATCACAGGCTTAAACCGAACATGCTCATGGGCGAAAAAGAGGTCAGAGTACCTTTTTCCAAGAGTCAGGTTTAAGCCTAATTTTCTGTCTGATATATACCCCTTGGGGGTATCTTGGTATAACATACAATAAATCGAATCGACATGAAAGGAGCTGACATGATGGATAACTCAACGAATAAACCAATGGATAGATCATCCGAACCCACACCAATGCCACCTATGGCAGAAGCACCAGGACTGAAGGCAACACTGCACATCACTGGGATGACCTGTGCTGCGTGTTCGACACGAGTGGAGAAGGGCTTGTCCCGCATGGAAGGTGTGCATCAAGCCAATGTGAATCTTGCCATCGAACAGGCAACCGTATCTTATGATCCGAAGACGACCAATGTGAATGCGTTGCGGGATAGAGTAGAGGCGCTTGGCTACGGTACGGTGTCCGAATCGGTTGATCTGAACATCACGGGTATGACGTGTGCTGCTTGTTCTGCCCGGATCGAAAAAGGTCTTTCCCGACTACCGGGGGTATCTCAGGCGAATGTGAATCTGGCGCTGGAAACAGGGCATATCGAATATGCCGCTGGCGCACTCAAACCTTCGGATATTACCGCCAAGATCAAGCAGATGGGCTACGGTGCTGAACTGCAATTGACGCAAGAAGAGACCACATCGGTTCGTGAACGTGAGCTGCAACGCAAAAAGTGGAAATGGATGATATCTGCGTTGTTATCGATTCCTTTGCTGTGGGCAATGGTGGGGCATTTCTCGTTCACATCCGGAATCTATGTCCCAGATCTGTTCATGAACCCTTGGTTCCAGCTGCTGCTGGCAACGCCGGTACAGTTCGTCATTGGGTGGCAGTTTTATGTGGGGGCGTACAAAGCATTACGTAACCGCAGTGCCAATATGGACGTTCTTGTCGCACTGGGTACCAGTGCAGCGTTTTTCTACAGTCTGTATCTGACGCTAACCAGTGGCTACTTACCTTCTACAACCATGGATCATGGGGCAATGGGAACGAGCACAGCCGCCATGCCTTCGGTAGAACTCTATTATGAGACAAGTGCAATTCTGATTACGTTAATTCTACTTGGAAAATGGTTCGAAGCTGTGGCGAAAGGTCGCTCTTCACAGGCGATCAAAAGCCTGATTGAACTGGCTCCACGTGAAGCCCGTGTCATCCGTGATGGACAGGAAGTGTTGGTTCCAGCCGCATATGTTGCGGTGGGTGATCTGATCCTGGTGAAGCCGGGGGACAGTATCCCGGTGGATGGTATCGTTGAAGAGGGCCAATCCTCGGTGGACGAATCCATGTTAAGTGGAGAGAGCCTTCCCGTGGATAAAAAGCCGGGAGATCCCGTTACAGGTGCTACGCTGAACAAAAACGGGGTATTACGGCTGCGTGCGACCCGAGTGGGATCGGACACGGCTTTGTCCCAGATCATCAAAGTGGTCGAGCAAGCTCAGGGCTCCAAAGCACCGATCCAGCGGATTGCAGATGTCATATCGGGTATATTTGTTCCGATTGTCGTGGGTATTGCCGCGTTGACATTCTTGATCTGGTATCTGTTTGCAAGTCCAGGTGACTTCGCTGGTTCCCTTGAAAAAGCGATTGCCGTGCTCGTCATTGCCTGTCCATGTGCACTGGGGCTGGCAACGCCGACCTCTGTCATGGCTGGATCAGGACGTGCGGCTGAATATGGCATTCTGTTCAAAGGCGGCGAACATC
This Paenibacillus xylanexedens DNA region includes the following protein-coding sequences:
- a CDS encoding ABC transporter ATP-binding protein, with protein sequence MLLEMDQITKKYGGFTANRDIRFNLREGEIHALVGENGAGKTTLMRMLYGMEQPTSGTIKVRGREVSFATPSQAMASGIGMVHQHFMLFPSFTVAENIVIGREPAKAGAFDRKKAAAQVNELGRQYGMPVDPWKKVSECPLGMQQRVEILKVLHQGADIIILDEPSAVLTPLEVKELLANMKSLAKLGKTFVLITHKLQEVMDVADRITVLRDGQVTGTLEAKDTHVEELSRLMVGRELVRMDKQPSVPAEAVLQVEGVNLSGAKDRSALKDIHMEVRKGEVVGIAGISGNGQSELIQVIAGLRKADSGRVVLSGQDTTNWPVRRIREHGLAHIPEDRYMWGAAKDASVRENGLMGHHHRLQSRGIIKAKAARTMVESWIQQFSIKTGSAETKAQFLSGGNLQKLIAAREFAQDTPFLIAAEPTRGVDIGAMETIHAELLRKRSAGAGILLISSELSEILQLSDRIIVMYEGEIAGELRAEEATEEQISLLMAGGKERI
- a CDS encoding ABC transporter permease; the encoded protein is MNRVKETLRGLVQPLLAVFIGLIAGAVAILIVGGNVVDTYAEMWKGAFGNFYFFTNTLARSTPIILAGLGVALAFRAGFFNMGAEGQMILGGLSAALTALYLPGPGWFVCIAAIVAGIVAGGIWSLFAGWLDARFGMNLLITTLLLNYIAIYFGGYMVSYPFKDRTGSAAMAQTPMIDQSIWLPKLFQGMGLHAGFIIAIVAAILIYWFTHKTVTGYEIRMLGSNPSFATYGGVRRIRMMMLSMVISGGLAGLAGAGEVLGTQYRFLDGSLSSASYAWSGIMATLLARSHPLGTAVAAILLAALQTGAMGMERNTDVPLEVGSVIQAVLTLFVSAQIGYSFLKRRKEKKSNATTV
- a CDS encoding ABC transporter permease, which codes for MQQLFDAAMFGSTLRIMTPILLAALGGALCSRVGLFNVGLEGLVLIGAFSAIVGNYLFGNVLLAVLFSIIIVMLFSALFAFISINLKANAIVVGISLNFLAAGVTTFALRAIFDVKGAYYDKDMVGLPKWDIPLIKDIPWLGDVLSGHSPLVYLGIVLVIGLQFYLFKSVSGFRLRSVGENPIAAQSIGIKVRGIQYGAVLMCGVLCALAGAQLSLGQVTMFTEGMTAGRGFIALVATMLGQANPLGVMGSSVLFGFMEALSIRLQGFSLPTHFTLMLPYIVTLVAMFFFKDRTYAQDALKAGGSSR
- a CDS encoding sulfite oxidase-like oxidoreductase produces the protein MHNKAERLKKSKTPAPKTGNNHGDRLPPGQMLTEKFPILHEGEVPEYDLSTWDLKVFGEVEEEKVFSLAELQAMPQVNTVSDIHCVTRWSKFDTPWEGIRFSDFVKLLGVKPEAKYVMIHADHDYETNVPLEELMHDDVLLAFKYNGEPLTPKHGFPLRMVVPQLYFWKSAKWIRGLEFMTEDRNGFWEVNGFHHFADPFKEQRFSGEDLPIPEDEWTKKEFD
- a CDS encoding nucleoside phosphorylase; the encoded protein is MLMPILQIHSEDMPTYAIVCGDPARAEKISRKLEQARELAFSREYRTFVGLYEGVQIAVVSHGVGSPGAAVCFEELIRAGVTTLIRVGTAGSYTADYPAGSVIVSTAAVRTDGLTRQLVPDGFPAVADIGVTQVLIEAAREQESADAATFAGKVGVGITVTLDAFFAGVEEIPHRKYKQAGALAAEMEIAALYIVSTLRGARAGAIVAIDGFADSDLAAEYDPHTDAVGQAVEREINAALRALAALARQDQV
- a CDS encoding GNAT family N-acetyltransferase gives rise to the protein MSTGTINIRKAEMRDYSGVSLLKDELHQMHVEARPDLYRALETRMEKKEFIELLETDKRYLYVAESSETGLILGYGSVQLSVIQDNPLMVDRKMLYIHELVVDNKHRGQGTGKQLLEAFIELGRELQADSVELSVSTFNSGAQTFYEQMGLVVRSSRMEYTL
- a CDS encoding metal-sensitive transcriptional regulator, whose product is MSDSTEASATVQEAVSCHAEGSDGKHVRKSHHSQEMKSNLVSRLNRVEGQIRGIKGLIEKDTYCDDVLTQIAAAQSALNSVGKLLLEGHMKSCIVERIQAGEHEVVDELLVTMRKLMK
- a CDS encoding copper ion binding protein, whose amino-acid sequence is MSNVTLNVTGMSCNHCVKSVEEAVKNTGASGKVDLAAGTVAVEYDEQTVNVDQIKAAIEDQGYDVV
- a CDS encoding heavy metal translocating P-type ATPase gives rise to the protein MPPMAEAPGLKATLHITGMTCAACSTRVEKGLSRMEGVHQANVNLAIEQATVSYDPKTTNVNALRDRVEALGYGTVSESVDLNITGMTCAACSARIEKGLSRLPGVSQANVNLALETGHIEYAAGALKPSDITAKIKQMGYGAELQLTQEETTSVRERELQRKKWKWMISALLSIPLLWAMVGHFSFTSGIYVPDLFMNPWFQLLLATPVQFVIGWQFYVGAYKALRNRSANMDVLVALGTSAAFFYSLYLTLTSGYLPSTTMDHGAMGTSTAAMPSVELYYETSAILITLILLGKWFEAVAKGRSSQAIKSLIELAPREARVIRDGQEVLVPAAYVAVGDLILVKPGDSIPVDGIVEEGQSSVDESMLSGESLPVDKKPGDPVTGATLNKNGVLRLRATRVGSDTALSQIIKVVEQAQGSKAPIQRIADVISGIFVPIVVGIAALTFLIWYLFASPGDFAGSLEKAIAVLVIACPCALGLATPTSVMAGSGRAAEYGILFKGGEHLESAQQIQTVVLDKTGTVTQGKPVLTDVVTAPNWTESDLLERVGAAEQSSEHPLAEAIVAGIRAKGLELTPTEKFENIPGYGVRASVNGQEILVGTRRLLADAQVNVSEETVQQMNRLEEQGRTAMLVAVDGQWAGIVAVADTIKDTSREAIGRLQAMGIDVIMITGDNERTARAVAEQAGIGKVLAEVLPEGKAAEVKKLQESGLKVAMVGDGINDAPALATADIGMAIGTGTDVAMEAADITLMRGDLNSIADAIEMSRRTMGNIKQNLFWALGYNVIGIPIAAVGFLAPWLAGAAMAFSSVSVVLNSLRLQRMKLKRND